DNA sequence from the Arthrobacter crystallopoietes genome:
GGCGCCGCTGGCGAGGGTGAGTACGGCCATCGAAATCCTGACCGACTTGACCGAAAGCCCCAGATGGGCGGCCAGCCCGGAGCAGACGCCCGCAATAATGCGGTCGGCGGGACGGACAAGAGGTGCGTACATGCCTTAATCCAAGCACGCCCGGCGGCGGGTCTGAACCAATCCGCGCGGATCTCAGGGCCCCTCGGCCACCGCTCAGGGAAGCTTCAGGGTAGCCCCCCATAGAACCAACCGGCGCGGCTTGGAATGATCGGACTATGACCTCACACCCCTCTGAACCATCCCGACCGGAAGGCTCCACGGACCGTCCCGGCGACGAGGATGTCCGCGGCACGGAATCGCCGGCGCCTCCTGCCTACACGCCCCCGCAGCCGTCCGGCAGCAACAGCTTCTTCGACTGGTTCCGCAGTCTGGGCACACCGCGCGGACAGGACCGCTGGGTCGGTGGCGTGGCCTCCGGCATCGCCCACCGGGTCGGGCTCGATCCGATTCTGGTCCGCGGCATCTTCGTGCTGCTGTTCATCTTCGGCGGCATCGGCGTCCTGCTGTATGGCCTTGCGTGGGCACTGCTGCCGGAACCGGACGGCAGGATCCACGCCGAGGAAGCCGGCCGGGGCCGCTGGACCTCGGGCATGACCGGAGCACTGATCGTCACCGTCCTCGGGCTGTTTGCCTGGCCCTTCGGCTTCTTCGCCGAAGGCTGGGACTTCGGCGGCTTCCTCTGGGCGGTGATCTGGCTGGGAGCCATCGTCTACTTCATCTACTGGCTCGCTACGCGTAACCGCGCCACGCCGCCGCCGGCATACGGCCCGTACGGTCCTGCACCGCAGGGCTTCGCCCCGGCCGCTCCCGGAGCTCCGGTTCCGCCTGCTTACGGCCCGGCCGCCGGCTCAGCCGCCGGTTCAGCCTATGGCCTGCCCACTGAGGGCGTGACGGGACGGGAGCAGGATCCGACCATCCCGCTGGATCCGGTTGGCATGCCGCACGCCGCCGCCGGCGATCCCTACACCACTGGGGCCCAGCCGGCAACGGAACAGCAGTGGCCCGTTTACACACCCCGGCCGGTTCGTCCTCCGGTGCCGCCGAAACCGCGGCGGCGCGGGCCCTCCGGTGCCGATATCGCCCTCACGCTGGGAGCAGCGCTGCTGGCGGGCGGCATCCTGCTGGCCCTGAACCAGCTGGGCTACCTCACCCTGGCCGGCGCCTGGCTGCCGGTAGCCACAGCGGCCGCACTGTTGTGCATCGGACTGGGCATCGTGGTCCTGGGCCTCCGCGGCCGCACCTCGGGCGTCCTCGGGTTCCTGGCTGCCGTCGGCGTCGTTCTCTCACTGGTCTTTACCGCCGGTGTGCAGTGGCAGACCGCCAACTATGCGGTCGGTACGAACTCCACCTGGACTCCCGAAGCGGGGGCACCTGCCAGCGAGGGCTACAGCGTTGTAGCCGGCAACGGAACCGTGGATCTGACCGACGTCACCGCCAGCACCTTCGGCGGCCCCGTGGTGGTGCCGGTGAACGCGGCGGCCGCGTCCGTGACGGTGATTGTGCCCGAGGACGTTCCGGTAGAAGTCCAGGCCGCCGTGGCGATGGGCAACGTTGAATACGAGGCGGACGGCCAAAGCCGGCAGACCGCTGGCATGTGGCAGCCGGGGTCCTTCATCATCAACGACGACGGCTCCGGGCCGGACATCATCCTGCAGATCAAGGGCGCAGCCAGCGATGTGAACATTGTTGAAGCCCAGGGAAGGGAAGGCTCGCAATGAGTACTGAAAACAACGACGGCGGCATCACCGGCCCGAGCACGGGAACCATTGTTTGGGGCCTGATCGCTGTAGCAGTGGGCCTGCTGGTCCTGCTCAGCGTGCTCTGGGAAATCAGCTTCGACGTCGGCCACGTCCTGATTGCCCTGCTGATCGGTTCCGGCCTCGCGCTGGTGGCCGGGGGCATCTGGAGCGTCCTGCGCAACAAGGACAATTCGGCCGACGCCGACGACAAGTGACAATCGAACCCAAACACGAAAGCATTGATCCCATGGACACCCTTTACAAGACTCTCCGTTCCATCCCGGTCCGCCGCGGCCCCAACCGCTGGGTAGGAGGTGTCTGCGGCGGCATTGCCGAGAAGTTCGGCTGGGACGCCACCGTGGTCCGCATCGTTACCCTGCTGCTCTTCCTCTTTCCCGGCATTGGCGTCGCCGCTTATTTGGTGGCCTGGCTGCTGCTGCCCAAGTATGACGGCAGCATCGCGCTGGAGAGGTTGCTCCAGAGCAAGGGCACCCGCCGCCGCTGAGAGCAGTTATCGCCGGCTGCTGCCGCTGGCTGTTGCCGCCGGGTGCCGCCGACACGGCCGAATGAAGGTCCCCGCGAGATCCGCCGCGGGGACCTTCTGCTGTTCCGGTGTATCGATTTTTTGCCTCTGCAGCAGGCGCATGCAGCGTCAGGGGTGCCCTCGTCAGTGGAGTTGCCTAGAATCGAAGGGAGCCCGACGGTGCGCTCTGGAGACGATCGGCAATTCCCGCGACGAAAGTTGGACCTGAGTGAAAATCGGCATCATGACCAGCGGTGGCGACTGCCCCGGCCTGAACGCGGTGATCCGCGGCGTTGTGCTCAAAGGCATCAAGTCCCATGACCACGAGTTTGTCGGCTTCCTCGATGGCTGGCGGGGCGTCGTCGACGGGGACATTATCGAACTGCCCCGCCAGCGCGTGCGCGGCATTTCCAAACAGGGCGGAACCATCCTCGGTACCTCCCGCACCAATCCCTACGACGGACCCAACGGCGGTCCGGAGAACATTGCGGCCACGCTGGACCGCCTGGATGTGGATGCGCTCATCGCCATCGGCGGGGAAGGGACCTTGGCGGGCGCTCGTGAACTGACGGACGCGGGCCTGCCGATTGTCGGAGTGCCGAAAACCATCGACAATGACCTTGACGCCACGGACTACTCGTTTGGTTTCGATACAGCCGTCCAGATCGCCACCGAGGCCATCGACCGGCTGCGCACCACCGGTGAATCGCACCACCGGTGCATGATCGCCGAGGTCATGGGCCGCCACGTCGGTTGGATTGCCCTGCACGCCGGGATGGCTTCCGGCGCCCATGCCATCCTCATTCCGGAGCAGAAGGTGAGCACCGCCCAGGTCGCCGAGTGGGTCCGCGAGGCTCACGACCGCGGCCGTGCCCCCTTGGTAGTGGTGGCCGAAGGCTGGGTTCCGGAGGGCGACGCCGAGCCCTGGGCCGAACGCGGCACGGACGCTTCCGGCCGTCCCCGGCTGGGCGGCATCGGTGAACACCTCGCGCCGGAAATCGAGGCCCTGACCGGCATCGAAACCCGGGCCGCGACCTTGGGCCATATCCAGCGCGGCGGCGTTCCCTCGGCCTATGACCGCGTCCTGGCCACCCGGCTCGGCATGGCTGCCGTCGACGCCGTTTCGGACAAACGCTGGGGAACCATGGTCTCCCTGCACGGCACCGACGTCGTCGTTGTTCCGTTCGAAGAGGCGCTCGGAAACCTGAAGACCGTGCCGCAGCACCGCTACGACGAGGCGGCAGTTCTCTTTGGCTGAGCCGGTCAGGAACTGGGTAGATGTAGGGTGGCAAACATGAAACTGGACTCAGGCACCGCGGATATTGTGATGCTGGCCTGGGCACGCATGCTCGGCTTCGAGGATTCCGCCTTCGCGTCGCCGTCGGGCCGGTTGACCCGGATAGACAACGACGCCGACACCCTCACCTTTGTGCGGCTGTTCGGCAGATCGGCGCTGGTCGGTCCGGAATGGGCCGTGGAGGCCGCGGCAGGCCATACCGACGCCGAGCTGGCCGAGTACCAGACGCTGCTCCAGCTGACCAAGGGCCACGGCGGCCACGGCCTGGGCAAGTCCCGGCTGTACTTTGCCGATGACCTGCCGATGGTCCAGCCGGACGAGGAAGTCACGGTTTCCACCGCCGTTCAGGACGCCTCCCGGCTGGAGTCGCTGTGCCCGCCGGATGACATCCACGAGGTGGCACTCACCGCGATGGACAAGTCCTTTGTCCTGGTCAACGGAACCGAACCCATAGCCGGCTCCGGTTACAAAGAGTGGCAGCAGATCCTGGGCCATATCGGGGTGCTGACCGCGCCGAGATACCGCCAGCGCGGGATCGGAACGTTGATCGGGGCCATTGCCGGCCACGAGGCGCTCACGGCCGGACTCATCCCGCAATGGCGCTGCCACGAAACCAACGAGGCCTCTCGCGCCACCGCGCTGGCACTGGGCTTCATTGAATCCGGCACACAGACGTCTGCCCACCTGCAGGCAGGCGGCCAAAGCTAGATCCCGGCCGCCGCCTGCACGGGTGGGTCAGCGGGGTCCGCCGCGCAGCAAGCCCTTGGGCCGGCCTACTACCGAGCCGGCGTCCGGCGCCACGATGACCTCCTGGGCCGCGTCGTAGTGCGAGTCCTCGTCTACCACCAGCAGCTGGGTCTCCGGGTCCACGGAGCGCTTAATCACGGCCAGCGCCACCGGGCCCATCTCAAAGTGCAGGGCCGCGGACGTTACCGTCCCGACCTTGCGCTCGCCCAGCCGGACTTCGCTGCCGGCGGCGGGGAGGGTGTGCTGCGACCCGTCCAGCTGCAGGAAGACGAGGCGCCGCGGCGGGTGGCCCAGGTTGTGCACCCGGGCAATCGTCTCCTGGCCCTTGTAACAGCCCTTGTCCATGTGCACGGCGGTGCGCATCAGGTCCAGCTCGTGCGGGATCGTCTTTTCGTCGGTCTCGGTCCCGAAACGCGGCCGCCAGGCGGCAATGCGCAGCGCTTCCACTGCCAGTGAGCCTGCCAGTTCCTTGCCGTCCACCGCCGATTCGAGTTCCGCTGCGGGAACGAGATATTCGAACCAGGTCCGCTCCCGGCCCGGGTGCTGCGGTTCTTCAATCCTCGTGTAGGCGAAGCCGCCGGCGCCGACCTCGGGCCACGGGTCCTGCCACACCAGCCGCTCCTCAAAGCCGGCAACAGCCTTCGCTGCCCCGACAACAGCCCACTGCGCCGAGACGTCCGCGATCTCCACGCGGAGCATGAACTTCATTTTGTTCAGCCACTCGGCCAGGCCCTCGGCTTCGAAGGCCTCCACGATGAGCCACGTTGTTTCGCCGTCGTCGATCACGCGGGTGTCATATTCAATCCGGCCTTGGACGGTCAACAGCAGGGCTTCGCTGGATTCACCGGGCTTCAATCCCAGCAGCAGCTGAGAGGACAAGGTGTTGAGCCAGCTCAGGCGGTCGGGCCCGGTAACCGTAACGACACCGCGGTGGGACAGATCGGCCAGGGCCTCGCCGCGCGCAAGCAGACGCTGCTCGCGCATTGGGTCCCCGTAGTGGGCGGCAACGCCGGCATCGGGGCCGGTGGCCTCGACGGCGCCGGGGCGGGACAACAGAGGGCTTTGATAAGTCATACCAGCGTCAACGTCCTAGCGGCTACGGTATTCCCCACGGCGTCGCTGCCAACGGGACAAGGGATGGTCAGGAGACCTTTTTGAGAATCGCCGAGGCATGGGCTTCGAGCTCTTTGCCCTGGGCTGCGGCGACGTCCCAGCGCCAGAACAGGTCCCCGTTGACCAGGCCGAAGATCCGGGTTGCGGCATTGTATTCCTTGGCCTGCGAACCGCGCATGACCATGTCCGTGGCCAACTGGATCTGCGGACCCTTGATCTGGCCGTAGTACAGCTCGGAAATGCCGCCCGGGTGGACGATGGTGGCCGTGATATCAAAGCCGCCGTTGCCGTTGCGGAGTTCTTCGACCTCGTCCGCCGACTTCAACGCGGGGACAATATCGGCCGGGACCAGGCCGGGTCCGACGTCGGCGTCGTTGAGTTTGCGTTCCAAAGCCCAGAAGCCTGTTTCCACGGTCAGCGGACGCAGCTTGGTCCCGTCCTCGTCCGTGAGCCAGCTCTCCGCGGTGTACTGCAGAAACGGCAAGCCATTGTGCTTGAACTTGGCGGACTGGAAGAAATGTTCCGATCCCTCGTCACCGGCACCAAGCCGCCCCGAGCCCTCCCAGGTACCCAGAAGCCAGGACAACGGAACGATCTCCGGTGTCAGGTCAGTAGGTATTTCCATGGCCATGGCTTGAAGGGGAAACCTTTACTTCTGGCCCTTGAACAGGCGCCAGACCACCAGACCGGCGAACCAGGCCATGGACAGACCCGCGACAACGAGCAGGCTAATGAAGAAAATCTCAAGTGCTAGATGCGACATGCCTCCATACTAACCGGCGGCTGCCGGTGCTGCCGCCGCATTACGCACCGCGCCGTGTGACCTCGGTCAACCCGTGTCTTCGGCGCGTGAGTCAGCGAAGCAGCAGCTTTTCGAGGAAGTACACCAGCGCTCCGGAGGCCATGATCGGGGCGGATCCGATGGCGAGGATGGCCGGGATTTTGTTCGGTCCGCCGTCCGCGAGGACCAGCCGGCGGAAACAGACAATGACCGTGCCGCCGAGCGCGCCCACCACCGCGGCCGGCAGGAGCGAGATGCTCGAACTCAGCGCGGCACCCAGCGGCGCTGCCAGCGTTGCGAGGACGACGCCGAGCGGCGCCACGAGCCGGTCGGGCCAGGGCAGCACACACACGCCGATAGCTACCAGCATGCTCACGCCGGTGATCAGCATCATGCCCGAGTTCGCCGAGTTGGCGGCCAGCCGTTCCGCCGCCACCCAGCCCGCCCCGAGGGTCGCCAGGACCAGGCCGGTGCTCGCCCCGAAGGTGGATTCGAGCCGGTGCGGCTGTCCCGTCCCGCGGACCAGCTGGATCAGGAAGACCGTCATCACCCCCAGCGCGACCACCACCACGGTCCAGGCCATCGACATGCCGGTAGGCGCCGCCGCGGCGAGCAGGACAGCGGCAATGCCGCCCACCGAGATGACGGTAGCCAGCGTCTTCTTGGCCGGCACGCCGAGCAGTTGCGGCCAGCCGATGCCGACCAGCAGGACTCCTACGCAGGCGATCACGACAACAGCCGTCTGCGACCAATAGGAGGCACCCACCAGGGCACACAACACTGCGGCTGAAGCGACCGCCACCATCCAGATTCTCACCCTTGTCATCCTGCCTTATCTCAAGAATCCGTGCGAGAACTCGGTGACGCGGGCCACCGCGGCGTTATACTAGTGCGCAACCGTCCGGCAACTCCCACGGTCACAAGCAGGTATCTGCCGGGCGTTCGCCCGATGGTGTGCGCCTAAATGATCCCTGGAGGAAAATATGCCGCACATTCTGCTCTTGACCAATGCCCCAGGCCCTTCCATTGGCGTCCTCCCTGCCCTCGAGCTGCTCAACCACAAGGTGCACGTCCTCCCCGCGGAACCGACCGCACTGCTGGAGACCGACCCCTCCGACGTGGTGATGGTCGATGCCCGTAAGGATCTGGTGGGTGCCCGGTCCTTGACCCAGCTGCTCAAAACCACGGGCCTGGCGGCACCCCTGATGCTGATCCTGACCGAAGGCGGTATGGCCGCCGTCTCGGCGAACTGGCTCGCGGACGACGTTCTGCTCGACAGCGCGGGCCCGGCCGAGGTGGAGGCGCGGCTGCGGCTGGTCATCGCCCGGGCCAACCAGCACGATGAGGAGGCCAACAGCGAAATCCATGCCTCCGGCGTCGTTATTGATGAAGCCAGCTATACAGCTCGCGTGGGCGGGACGCCGCTGAACCTGACCTACAAAGAGTTCGAGCTGCTCAAGTACCTGGCCCAGCACCCGGGCCGGGTGTTCACCCGCGACCAGCTGCTCCATGAGGTCTGGGGGTATGACTATTACGGCGGCACCCGCACCGTGGATGTGCACGTACGGCGGCTGCGGGCCAAGCTCGGCTCGGACCATGAGCAGCTCATCGGAACCGTGCGCAACGTGGGCTACCGGTTCACGCTGGCACGCAACCCCGAGGCCAACGCCGCGGACCTGGAGCAATCCGCGTAAAGGTTCCTCCCGCCGCAGCGGTACGCGGGTTACGCTGAAGGCATGAGTGCACAGACTTCTGCTGAATGGCCCGTGTTGAGCATCAAGGGCTCGCCGGATCCGGAGGTGCTCGGCGACATCCGTGCGCTGACCGACGCTGCCTCGGAGGCGGACGGCAACCCGCCGCTGTCGGAACAGACCTGGGTCAACCTGAAATCCGTCGACCCGGACAATCTGCTGGTGCTCGCCTCCTATGCCGGCGAGGAACGCTCCGATCCGTCCACCGCCACCTCGCTGGCCGGCGTCGCCGTCGTTAATCTGCCGGCGCATGGCGAGTCCAACGGAGTCCTGGAGCTGGTGGTGCACCCGACCTACCGCAACCAGGGCGTGGGCACCGGGCTGGTCGCCGCGCTGCAGGAACACACGGACCTGCCTGCGCTCAAGGCCTGGTCCCACGGCGACCACGAGGGAGCCGCCAAGCTGGCCGGCCGGTTCGGTTTCGCCCCGGTGCGCGAACTCTGGCGGATGCGGCTGACCCACGCCCCGCAGCTGCCCGACGTCGTGCTTCCGGACGGGGTGTCGATCCGCGCCTTCGTTCCCGGCAAGGATGAGCAGGCCTGGCTGGCAGCCAACGCCGCGGCGTTTGCGTACCACCCGGAGCAGGGCTCCACCACGCTCGCGGATCTGCAGGCACGGATGGCGGAAGACTGGTTTGATCCCGCGGGTTTCCTGCTCGCGGTGCGGAACAACGACGACGCCCTGCTGGGCTTCCACTGGACCAAGGTGCATCCGCGCACGGGCACGCATCCGTCCATCGGCGAGGTGTACGTGGTCGGAGTCACCCCCGAGGCGCAGGGCACCGGACTGGGCAAGGCGCTGACCATTGCCGGCATGAAGCATCTGCACGAACAGGGGCAGCAGGCGATCATGCTGTACGTGGATGCGGACAACGAGGCTGCGGTCGCGCTCTACCGCAAACTCGGCTTCACCCGCTGGGATACTGACGTCATGTACGGACCGGCCGGGACCGAGGGTAGCTGAAAAGCGGTTAATGTTGTAGGTACTGCTGCCCCACACAATGAGGGCTCCCCCAGCAACAGCACAGGAGACGCCATGGCCACTGAATCGGTAACCCCGGCCCCGGTACGGTTCGGATCCTCGGAAGTGGCACCGGCCCGCGCCACACAGGACCGCATTGACATCCCGGAATTCGCGCCCTCGCTCCTGCCCGACGGCAACTTCAGCCTGGACGACCGGTTCCTGGACCGCGAAATGAGTTGGCTGGACTTCAACGCCCGGGTGCTCGAACTGGCCGAAGATCCGGACCTGTTCCTGCTAGAGAGAGTGAATTTCCTCTCCATCTTCGCCTCCAATCTGGACGAGTTCTTCATGGTCCGCGTGGCCGGTTTGAAGCGGCGCATCGCGGCCGGTCTGGCCGTGCCGTCCGCTGCCGGGCTCAGCCCGATCGAGCAGCTGGAACAGATCATGGTGGAGGCCCACAAGCTGCAGGTCCGCCACGCCCGGATCTTCGCGGAGATCATCAGGCCGGAACTGGCCTACGAGCACATCTACATGGTCCGGTGGGAAGAACTCACCGACGGCGAGCGCGACTGGCTGACGAAGATGTTCCGGGAAAAGGTGTTCCCGATCCTGACCCCGCTGGCGGTGGACCCTGCCCACCCGTTCCCCTACATTTCGGGACTGTCCCTGAACCTGGCCGTGGTGGTCCGGAACCCGGTCAGCGAAAAGGAACTCTTTGCCCGCGTCAAGGTTCCCGACCAGCTGCCGCGCATGATCTCGCTGGACGGTCCCCGCGCCGGCTCGATACCGGGGCG
Encoded proteins:
- a CDS encoding PspC domain-containing protein, translating into MTSHPSEPSRPEGSTDRPGDEDVRGTESPAPPAYTPPQPSGSNSFFDWFRSLGTPRGQDRWVGGVASGIAHRVGLDPILVRGIFVLLFIFGGIGVLLYGLAWALLPEPDGRIHAEEAGRGRWTSGMTGALIVTVLGLFAWPFGFFAEGWDFGGFLWAVIWLGAIVYFIYWLATRNRATPPPAYGPYGPAPQGFAPAAPGAPVPPAYGPAAGSAAGSAYGLPTEGVTGREQDPTIPLDPVGMPHAAAGDPYTTGAQPATEQQWPVYTPRPVRPPVPPKPRRRGPSGADIALTLGAALLAGGILLALNQLGYLTLAGAWLPVATAAALLCIGLGIVVLGLRGRTSGVLGFLAAVGVVLSLVFTAGVQWQTANYAVGTNSTWTPEAGAPASEGYSVVAGNGTVDLTDVTASTFGGPVVVPVNAAAASVTVIVPEDVPVEVQAAVAMGNVEYEADGQSRQTAGMWQPGSFIINDDGSGPDIILQIKGAASDVNIVEAQGREGSQ
- a CDS encoding PspC domain-containing protein — protein: MDTLYKTLRSIPVRRGPNRWVGGVCGGIAEKFGWDATVVRIVTLLLFLFPGIGVAAYLVAWLLLPKYDGSIALERLLQSKGTRRR
- a CDS encoding 6-phosphofructokinase, whose amino-acid sequence is MKIGIMTSGGDCPGLNAVIRGVVLKGIKSHDHEFVGFLDGWRGVVDGDIIELPRQRVRGISKQGGTILGTSRTNPYDGPNGGPENIAATLDRLDVDALIAIGGEGTLAGARELTDAGLPIVGVPKTIDNDLDATDYSFGFDTAVQIATEAIDRLRTTGESHHRCMIAEVMGRHVGWIALHAGMASGAHAILIPEQKVSTAQVAEWVREAHDRGRAPLVVVAEGWVPEGDAEPWAERGTDASGRPRLGGIGEHLAPEIEALTGIETRAATLGHIQRGGVPSAYDRVLATRLGMAAVDAVSDKRWGTMVSLHGTDVVVVPFEEALGNLKTVPQHRYDEAAVLFG
- a CDS encoding GNAT family N-acetyltransferase — its product is MKLDSGTADIVMLAWARMLGFEDSAFASPSGRLTRIDNDADTLTFVRLFGRSALVGPEWAVEAAAGHTDAELAEYQTLLQLTKGHGGHGLGKSRLYFADDLPMVQPDEEVTVSTAVQDASRLESLCPPDDIHEVALTAMDKSFVLVNGTEPIAGSGYKEWQQILGHIGVLTAPRYRQRGIGTLIGAIAGHEALTAGLIPQWRCHETNEASRATALALGFIESGTQTSAHLQAGGQS
- a CDS encoding YgfZ/GcvT domain-containing protein; protein product: MTYQSPLLSRPGAVEATGPDAGVAAHYGDPMREQRLLARGEALADLSHRGVVTVTGPDRLSWLNTLSSQLLLGLKPGESSEALLLTVQGRIEYDTRVIDDGETTWLIVEAFEAEGLAEWLNKMKFMLRVEIADVSAQWAVVGAAKAVAGFEERLVWQDPWPEVGAGGFAYTRIEEPQHPGRERTWFEYLVPAAELESAVDGKELAGSLAVEALRIAAWRPRFGTETDEKTIPHELDLMRTAVHMDKGCYKGQETIARVHNLGHPPRRLVFLQLDGSQHTLPAAGSEVRLGERKVGTVTSAALHFEMGPVALAVIKRSVDPETQLLVVDEDSHYDAAQEVIVAPDAGSVVGRPKGLLRGGPR
- a CDS encoding FABP family protein codes for the protein MAMEIPTDLTPEIVPLSWLLGTWEGSGRLGAGDEGSEHFFQSAKFKHNGLPFLQYTAESWLTDEDGTKLRPLTVETGFWALERKLNDADVGPGLVPADIVPALKSADEVEELRNGNGGFDITATIVHPGGISELYYGQIKGPQIQLATDMVMRGSQAKEYNAATRIFGLVNGDLFWRWDVAAAQGKELEAHASAILKKVS
- a CDS encoding winged helix-turn-helix transcriptional regulator, translated to MPHILLLTNAPGPSIGVLPALELLNHKVHVLPAEPTALLETDPSDVVMVDARKDLVGARSLTQLLKTTGLAAPLMLILTEGGMAAVSANWLADDVLLDSAGPAEVEARLRLVIARANQHDEEANSEIHASGVVIDEASYTARVGGTPLNLTYKEFELLKYLAQHPGRVFTRDQLLHEVWGYDYYGGTRTVDVHVRRLRAKLGSDHEQLIGTVRNVGYRFTLARNPEANAADLEQSA
- the mshD gene encoding mycothiol synthase, producing the protein MSAQTSAEWPVLSIKGSPDPEVLGDIRALTDAASEADGNPPLSEQTWVNLKSVDPDNLLVLASYAGEERSDPSTATSLAGVAVVNLPAHGESNGVLELVVHPTYRNQGVGTGLVAALQEHTDLPALKAWSHGDHEGAAKLAGRFGFAPVRELWRMRLTHAPQLPDVVLPDGVSIRAFVPGKDEQAWLAANAAAFAYHPEQGSTTLADLQARMAEDWFDPAGFLLAVRNNDDALLGFHWTKVHPRTGTHPSIGEVYVVGVTPEAQGTGLGKALTIAGMKHLHEQGQQAIMLYVDADNEAAVALYRKLGFTRWDTDVMYGPAGTEGS